A window from Setaria italica strain Yugu1 chromosome VIII, Setaria_italica_v2.0, whole genome shotgun sequence encodes these proteins:
- the LOC101773206 gene encoding laccase-15, whose translation MQTMERRSFPALVAATVILFLSATAQPAAGAIVEHTFIVGQMNMTHLCKEMLVTVVNGQLPGPVIEVTEGDTVVVHVVNKSPYNITIHWHGVKQQLNCWADGVPMITQCPIGPNNNFTYTFNVTGQEGTLWWHAHVAYLRGTLHGAIIIRPRHGVSSYPFPEPHREIPIVLGEWWQMDLQKASMDIKYSTADDDPSAATINGKLGDLYNCSGVKEDGFVLDVEAGKTYLLRIINAALFYEYYIRIAGHKFTVVAADANYVSPLTTDLLAVAPGQTLDALVVANAAPGRYYMVASPNQPPKPDFQHPTFTTRGIVQYTNENHSNGGSSGPGAEGPLSRNLSVVAPEMPDEHDTMTSYYFHGKLTALHPSRSLPVPARVDEHLLIALGLGSVCKRGQSCNRGESEETFTLATMNNISFELPAATAAGPLLEAHYYNTGSLDMLRELPDRPPRMYNFTDPSLIPSGPREASLEATSKATIVRRFRHGTVVEVVFQSTAMWQSDSNPMHLHGHDMFVLAQGLGNYNAATDVAKYNLVDPPVRNTVLVPRLGWVAVRFVANNPGAWFVHCHFSFHLSMGMAAVFVVEDGPTVNTSLPPPPADFLTCYRKNNPVADEFDIRSTKSEIPDVTGA comes from the exons ATGCAGACCATGGAGAGGCGGAGCTTCCCTGCGTTGGTGGCCGCCACCGTCATCTTATTCCTCTCTGCGACGGCTCAACCAGCAGCCGGGGCCATCGTCGAGCACACATTCATT GTGGGCCAGATGAATATGACACATTTGTGCAAGGAGATGCTGGTCACCGTTGTGAACGGGCAGCTCCCAGGGCCGGTGATAGAGGTTACTGAAGGAGACACTGTCGTTGTTCATGTCGTCAACAAGTCACCCTACAACATAACGATCCATTG GCATGGAGTGAAGCAGCAGCTGAACTGTTGGGCCGATGGGGTTCCAATGATTACCCAATGCCCGATCGGGCCAAACAACAACTTTACCTACACGTTCAACGTCACTGGACAAGAAGGCACCCTGTGGTGGCATGCTCATGTTGCGTACCTCCGAGGAACCTTGCATGGCGCCATCATCATCCGGCCAAGACATGGGGTCAGCTCGTATCCATTTCCAGAGCCTCATAGGGAAATTCCCATCGTTCTAG GGGAGTGGtggcaaatggatcttcaaaagGCATCGATGGACATCAAGTACAGTACGGCTGATGATGACCCCAGTGCAGCCACAATCAATGGCAAGCTTGGGGATCTCTACAACTGCTCTG GTGTCAAGGAAGATGGCTTCGTGCTGGACGTGGAGGCAGGCAAGACCTACCTGCTGCGGATAATCAACGCTGCACTCTTCTACGAGTACTACATCAGGATTGCAGGCCACAAGTTCACGGTGGTCGCTGCCGACGCAAACTATGTCAGCCCCCTCACCACAGACCTCCTCGCAGTCGCGCCTGGCCAGACGTTGGATGCCTTGGTGGTCGCCAACGCCGCCCCAGGCAGGTACTACATGGTCGCTTCGCCCAACCAGCCTCCTAAGCCCGATTTCCAGCACCCAACGTTCACCACGAGAGGCATAGTTCAGTATACCAACGAGAACCATAGCAATGGAGGTAGCTCAGGTCCAGGAGCCGAAGGACCTCTATCCCGGAATCTTTCAGTAGTGGCACCTGAGATGCCGGATGAGCACGACACGATGACATCGTACTACTTCCACGGCAAACTAACCGCCCTGCATCCCTCACGGTCCCTGCCGGTGCCGGCACGGGTCGATGAGCACCTGCTCATCGCGCTTGGCCTGGGCTCCGTGTGCAAGCGAGGCCAGTCTTGCAACAGGGGGGAGAGCGAGGAGACATTCACCCTGGCAACCATGAACAACATCTCCTTCGAGCTTCCTGCGGCTACGGCGGCGGGACCGCTCCTAGAAGCGCACTATTACAACACCGGAAGCTTGGACATGCTGCGAGAGCTTCCCGACCGACCACCGAGGATGTACAACTTCACCGACCCCTCGTTGATACCATCAGGACCCCGGGAGGCAAGCCTAGAGGCGACGTCAAAGGCGACGATCGTGCGTCGGTTCCGGCATGGCAccgtggtggaggtggtgttcCAAAGCACGGCGATGTGGCAGAGTGACTCCAACCCGATGCACTTGCACGGGCACGACATGTTCGTGCTCGCGCAAGGGCTCGGCAACTACAATGCAGCAACGGACGTGGCGAAGTACAACCTCGTGGATCCACCGGTGAGGAACACCGTCCTCGTCCCAAGGCTCGGGTGGGTTGCTGTCAGATTCGTCGCCAACAATCCAG GGGCATGGTTCGTGCATTGCCACTTTTCATTCCACCTGTCGATGGGAATGGCCGCGGTGTTTGTAGTAGAGGATGGGCCAACAGTCAACACGTCactccctccaccaccagcggaTTTTTTGACATGTTACCGTAAAAACAATCCTGTGGCGGATGAATTTGACATCCGATCTACAAAAAGCGAAATCCCGGACGTAACTGGAGCCTAA
- the LOC101773619 gene encoding F-box/LRR-repeat protein 4, translating into MRGADLINPALPDEILDDVIRRVGAGPGGGKRDLDACALVCRRWRRLERASRRSARLAASGEHADEVLRLVAERFPALADVSVDERLTSAGVVGAVPRSRRPRQAPTSSPFRRRRRLPLASNSVHIAPFPLDQPAGDDGSEHSCLTDVGLTHLSRGCRGLEKLSLIWCSAISSTGLVRIAENCKNLTSLDLQACYIGDPGLIAVGEGCKQLKNLNLRFVEGTTDEGLIGLVKGCGQSLVSLAVATCVWLTDASLRAVGSHCPNLEILSVESDRVQDEGVISISKGCRQLKTLKLQCISAGDEALDSIGLFCSLLESLSLNNFERFTDRSLSSIAKGCKNLTDLVLNDCQLLTDSSLEFVARSCKKLARLKVNGCQNMETAALEHIGRWCPGLLELSLIFCPRIQNSAFLEIGRGCSLLRTLYLVDCSSISDSALCHIAQGCKNLTELSIRRGYEIGDQALISIAENCKSLKELTLQFCERVSDTGMSAIAENCSLHKLNLCGCTLITDSGLTAIARGCPELVYLDISVLRIIGDIALAEIGEGCPMLKEIAFSHCPEVTDVGLNHLVRGCLQLESCQMVYCRQITSAGVATIISGCSRLKKLLVEESKVSERTRRRAGPVLSFLCTGL; encoded by the exons ATGCGGGGCGCCGACCTCATCAACCCGGCGCTCCCCGACGAGATCCTCGACGACGTGATCCGCCGCGTAGGCGCGGGCCCCGGTGGCGGCAAGCGCGACCTCGACGCCTGCGCGCTTGTctgccgccgctggcgccgcctgGAGCGCGCCTCCCGCCGCTCCGCGAGGCTCGCGGCGTCCGGGGAGCACGCCGACGAGGTGCTGCGCCTCGTCGCCGAGCGGTTCCCGGCGCTCGCCGACGTGTCGGTGGACGAGCGCCTCACCTCGGCGGGAGTCGTCGGCGCCGTGCCCAggtcgcgccgcccgcgccag GCGCCTACTAGTAGCCCATTTCGGCGCCGGAGGAGGCTGCCCCTTGCTTCAAATTCCGTTCATATAGCCCCATTCCCATTGGACCAACCAGCTGGTGATGATGGATCAGAACACAGCTGTTTGACTGATGTTGGCTTGACTCATCTCTCAAGGGGTTGCAGAGGCCTTGAGAAATTAAGTCTAATATGGTGTTCTGCCATATCCTCAACAGGCTTGGTGAGGATAGCAGAGAACTGCAAGAATTTGACTTCTTTGGATCTCCAG GCTTGCTATATTGGAGATCCAGGACTCATTGCTGTCGGGGAAGGATGCAAGCAACTTAAGAATTTAAATTTGCGATTTGTTGAAGGCACCACAGATGAAGGCTTGATTGGATTGGTAAAAGGCTGTGGGCAATCATTGGTctctcttgcagttgcaacTTGTGTTTGGTTGACTGATGCATCTTTGCGTGCTGTTGGATCCCACTGCCCTAACCTAGAAATTCTGTCTGTGGAATCAGATCGTGTTCAAGATGAGGGAGTAATATCTATTTCTAAAGGATGCCGACAGTTAAAAACTTTAAAGCTACAGTGTATTAGTGCTGGGGATGAGGCCTTAGATTCTATTGGCTTATTTTGTTCGCTTTTAGAAAGCCTGTCACTCAACAACTTTGAACGATTTACAGACAG GAGCCTTTCTTCCATTGCCAAAGGGTGCAAGAACCTCACAGATCTTGTTCTCAATGATTGCCAGTTACTAACTGATAGCAGCCTTGAATTTGTAGCTCGTAGCTGCAAAAAGTTAGCACGGTTGAAGGTCAATGGTTGTCAGAACATGGAAACTGCTGCACTGGAGCACATTGGGCGATGGTGTCC GGGCCTTTTGGAGCTCTCTCTAATTTTTTGCCCAAGGATCCAAAATAGTGCATTTCTGGAGATTGGGAGAGGCTGCTCCCTTCTCAGGACTCTTTATTTGGTTGACTGTTCAAGCATAAGTGACAGTGCCTTGTGCCACATAGCTCAAGGCTGTAAGAACTTAACAGAACTTTCTATCCGGCGTGGTTATGAG ATAGGAGACCAAGCATTGATATCTATTGCTGAGAATTGTAAATCGCTTAAAGAGTTAACACTCCAGTTTTGTGAGAG GGTATCTGATACAGGGATGTCTGCAATTGCAGAAAACTGCTCTCTGCATAAGTTAAACTTGTGCGGGTGCACCCTAATTACTGATAGTGGGCTGACTGCAATTGCCAGAGGATGCCCTGAACTAGTCTACCTGGATATAAGTGTTCTCCGG ATCATAGGTGACATAGCACTTGCTGAGATAGGTGAAGGCTGCCCAATGCTCAAAGAAATCGCGTTCTCCCACTGCCCAGAGGTGACTGACGTCGGTCTGAACCATCTCGTCAGAGGGTGCCTGCAGCTGGAGTCATGCCAGATGGTCTACTGCCGGCAGATCACCAGCGCCGGTGTGGCGACCATCATCTCGGGCTGCTCCAGGCTGAAGAAGCTCCTAGTCGAGGAGTCGAAGGTGAGCGAGAGGACCCGGCGAAGAGCGGGGCCCGTGTTGTCATTCCTCTGCACAGGCCTTTAG
- the LOC101774023 gene encoding uncharacterized protein LOC101774023 — protein sequence MEKGGGGGGDDPATRAAGGMCDRFLTFLTRNLTMSRVKSIADGPKNGAGAGQPAMERAEEGEEEDEFAIPIERAEFDYEFGGGHGDGGYSSVATILEESAAMTTTTTRDVPEPKTGAAAADDGPVGPAPAAMAVEETKVRKSVTIKEDRLPEQEGGTPAAPLERKRSLFKKRQASSVGGGGDDEQRVPRRSGLRPRIPPVLRVPSNINERSSTFIEERKKSFVGRGGGAKPAPDK from the coding sequence ATGGagaaaggcggcggcggaggcggcgacgacccggcgacgagggcggccGGTGGCATGTGCGACCGGTTCCTGACGTTCCTGACCAGGAACTTGACGATGAGCAGGGTGAAGAGCATCGCCGATGGCCCGAAgaatggcgccggcgccggccaacCTGCGATGGAGAGGGcagaggagggcgaggaggaagacgagttCGCCATTCCAATCGAGAGGGCCGAGTTCGACTACGAGttcggcggcggccatggcgacggAGGGTACAGCAGCGTGGCGACCATCCTTGAGGAGAGCGCCGcaatgacgacgacgacgacaagggACGTTCCTGAGCCGAAGACgggagccgccgctgccgacgaCGGTCCGGTGgggccagcgccggcggcgatggcggtggAGGAGACGAAGGTGAGGAAGTCGGTGACGATCAAGGAAGACCGGCTGCCCGAGCAGGAGGGCGGCACCCCGGCAGCGCCGCTGGAGCGGAAGAGGTCTCTGTTCAAGAAGCGGCAGGCGTCGTcggtcggcggcggaggagatgaCGAGCAGCGGGTGCCGAGGCGGAGCGGGCTCCGGCCGCGGATACCGCCCGTGCTGCGGGTGCCGTCCAACATCAACGAGCGCTCCTCCACCTTCATCGAGGAGCGCAAGAAGAGCttcgtcggccgcggcggcggcgccaagcCGGCGCCGGACAAGTGA